The Methanobacterium formicicum DSM 3637 nucleotide sequence TGTCTTTGAAAGATTCGAGAAAGAAATGAGGAGGGGCGCTATACAGGTAGCAGTGATGTGTTTACTTGAAAAGGAGCATTACGGCTATGAAATTACCAAGAACCTTAAAAATTCAGGGTTAAAAGTAGAAGAAGGAACATTATATCCATTGCTCAGGCGTCTTGAAAATGACAAACTCCTCTCGAGTCGATGGGATACTGAGGATACACGGCCCAGAAAATACTACACTGTAACTGATTACGGGAGAAAAGTTAGAGAAAACTGGCTGGATTTTTTCAAATCAATAAATGAATCAATTGAACAATTTGAAAACAATTTAAAATCACAGGATAGGTGAATAGACATGATTATTGATGATTATATTAAAGAAGTAACAAAAGGTATGGGTCCAGATCAGCAGAAAGAGGTTTCTGAAGAACTTAAAACTCATATATTGGACAGTGCTGATGCCATAGCATTGGAGAAGAATGTGGAAGTTAATGAGGAAATAATAGCCCAGGCCATATCCCTGATGGGAACCCCAGAGAAACTGGCTAAAATGTACCCCAAACTGGACCACGCCTGGAAACTGGATGAAATAGTTGAAAGCGACATGTGTGCCAAGTGCGGTACCTGTGCAGTGATCTGTCCCAACAACATCCTATCCTTCGATGGAAAACCAGAATTAACCGAAGAATGCCTCCGAAACGGTCATGGAATGTGTTTCGAGGTTTGTCCACGTGTTTCATCCGGAAAATACCAGATAAAAATCAGGGAGAAATTCACCGAAGAAATGTACTACGGAAGGGGTTCTTCCAGTGGACAGGATGGTGGAGCAGTCACCACCTTCTTAAAACATCTACTGGAAAACGATAAAATCGACGGGGCCATAGTTGTGGGTGATGAGTACTGGAAACCAGTTTCACTCATAGTACAAAATGCAGAAGATCTCCTGAAAACATCCAAGTCCAAATACACCATATCCACCCTGGAAGCACTGAAAACTGCAGGAGACATGGGACTGGAAAGAGTGGCCATAGTAGCCCTACCCTGCCAGATAAACGGCCTCAGGAAACTCCAGTACTTCCCATACCTGGCAAAACATGAGGAAGAACTGGGAAGAACAGGTAAACCAGTCAAACTCCCCAAGATCGAGTACCTCATAGGCCTTTTCTGCACAGAAAAATTCGATTACGGAAATATGAAACAGATCCTGGAAGATAACCAGATAAAAATGGAAGACGTTGAAAAATTCAACGTTAAAAAGGGAAAACTCCGGGTGCAGGTGGATGGAGAGGAGAAGAAAATAGATCTGGATAAGATAGAACTTTGTGCCGGATGCAAGATGTGCAGGGATTTTGACGCCGAGATGGCCGATGTTTCCATTGGATCAGTGGGAAGTCCCGTGGGCTACTCCACCATCATCATCAGAACTCCAAAAGGTCAGGAGATTAAAGAGGCCCTGGAACTTGAGGAAGGTGTTAAGCCTGAGGAGATTGAAAGACTTCGCCAGTTCAAGCTTAAAAGGTTCCAGAAGGAACTGCAAAGAAGAAAAGAAGATGAAGAGTTCATATCCTTTTACTGGGCCTCGGATTATGCTGGTGTTGCCAGTAGAGCAGATGGCACCTACTTTATAAGGATACGGGCCAAACCAGCTGGCTGGTATGAAGCACAGGAAATCAAGGAAATTCTGAACGTGGCCGAAGAATTTGGTGCCAGGATAAAGATGACCAACAGGGGAGCATACGAGCTTCACGATATAACAGGTTTTGATGTGGAGGAAGTGGTAACCAGACTCAATACACTGGGCTTGGTAACTGGTTCTGAGGGCCCACTGGTCAGGGCAACACTGGCCTGCCCTGGTAAGGAAAATTGTGGCAGTGGACTCATAGACACCACCGCGATATGTAAAACCATTGAAGAACGGTTCATGGAAAAACCAACACCCTACAAGTTCAAAATAGCAGTCAGTGGCTGTCCCAATAAGTGCATGAGGCCCCAGATACACGATGCAGGTATAGCCGG carries:
- a CDS encoding PadR family transcriptional regulator: MRRGAIQVAVMCLLEKEHYGYEITKNLKNSGLKVEEGTLYPLLRRLENDKLLSSRWDTEDTRPRKYYTVTDYGRKVRENWLDFFKSINESIEQFENNLKSQDR
- a CDS encoding Coenzyme F420 hydrogenase/dehydrogenase, beta subunit C-terminal domain, with translation MIIDDYIKEVTKGMGPDQQKEVSEELKTHILDSADAIALEKNVEVNEEIIAQAISLMGTPEKLAKMYPKLDHAWKLDEIVESDMCAKCGTCAVICPNNILSFDGKPELTEECLRNGHGMCFEVCPRVSSGKYQIKIREKFTEEMYYGRGSSSGQDGGAVTTFLKHLLENDKIDGAIVVGDEYWKPVSLIVQNAEDLLKTSKSKYTISTLEALKTAGDMGLERVAIVALPCQINGLRKLQYFPYLAKHEEELGRTGKPVKLPKIEYLIGLFCTEKFDYGNMKQILEDNQIKMEDVEKFNVKKGKLRVQVDGEEKKIDLDKIELCAGCKMCRDFDAEMADVSIGSVGSPVGYSTIIIRTPKGQEIKEALELEEGVKPEEIERLRQFKLKRFQKELQRRKEDEEFISFYWASDYAGVASRADGTYFIRIRAKPAGWYEAQEIKEILNVAEEFGARIKMTNRGAYELHDITGFDVEEVVTRLNTLGLVTGSEGPLVRATLACPGKENCGSGLIDTTAICKTIEERFMEKPTPYKFKIAVSGCPNKCMRPQIHDAGIAGIKYPQTNEDECNGCGRCSEVCKVEAINIRGETSYTNYDICVGCGKCMTACPHNARETKEEGFMLYIGGKAGRELVQGFSTKVETVDEVTDYIDSVLKVYNKYADKPQRERLASTIKRIGQTKFINEVKEGL